A genomic stretch from Solenopsis invicta isolate M01_SB chromosome 15, UNIL_Sinv_3.0, whole genome shotgun sequence includes:
- the LOC105193088 gene encoding interference hedgehog isoform X4, with the protein MTSISSLCGIVIILLYSPIAYTCEENKIQDMNMSFTRHPQPFAAPLNDEVNFECILNIPADRFAWYHRPLGSSKWTPLPSPSNNDGKMSRHVVTFDNETKAGDYRCTAFFGISGIASDPARLTLATIQKFSDKSDVFIEVTEGNTVPITCPVPYSEPEGIVQFYKNDVLIEDADLVNGRTTMVISNVRLADSGSYHCSVTNYITTVTFTSNHKTILTVHANLTFQPPYLTKQPQTQYTVPRGKNVTLECFGAGYPVPRITWSRLGGSLPSKSVKSPNGLTLVHVQPSDRGEYDCVWGNEIRQIKSAIVLKVVEPPRVTRPPRACRFLEGGKVQLSCDVTGEPTPDVEWLINGEPLMSSKMVEMRDSTLLISEVEKRHAGIIQCVASNAYGSHSAYNILQVKPKEHVVGSKIESKPDYGTMSRHNKHTRGGGRRRNKEGKKKGGAAAVLVPPEQPNVTRLSDISVMVRWSVPENKGLTIQFFKVQYREITPKMNGKQTKWMTANSEIPSHVRSFEVTDLQPEHTYRFRIAAVYSNNDNKLSPNSARFHLNRDTGIESNKMPIPLLTNTEALGPYQVLLIWQNPDKLAEIDGFYIYHRASTSAGDYLKTTVEGKNACNMTISHLLPDTTYEFKIQSFSVDAASEFSQILRQKTKKLIVEHPVTQVVAENKLRPNENNKDVSIHVIIGGVFGASFILIALAFAARFLYKRVKYKQSQESQSEGKPITNGRIMNGGVTDSKINITSNPLAGLDTSEDIMQPKVSIFLELVACCSLILLALCTLSGAAFLLFFRTRHTHVTTYTL; encoded by the exons ATGACATCTATCTCCTCTTTATGTGGCATCGTCATCATCCTGCTCTACAGTCCGATCGCGTATACATGCG AGGAGAATAAAATACAGGATATGAATATGTCCTTCACCCGACACCCGCAGCCTTTCGCCGCTCCTTTAAATGACGAAGTGAACTTTGAGTGCATACTCAACATCCCCGCGGACCGTTTCGCTTGGTATCATAGACCGCTGGGTTCATCTAAATGGACACCGCTACCCAGTCCTTCCAACAACGACGGCAAAATGTCGCGGCACGTTGTCACTTTCGACAACGAGACAAAAGCCGGAGATTACCGTTGCACTGCGTTCTTCG GTATCAGCGGTATAGCGTCGGATCCAGCGAGATTGACGCTCGCGACGATACAGAAGTTCTCCGATAAGAGCGATGTCTTCATTGAGGTGACGGAGGGTAACACCGTACCTATCACATGCCCTGTACCATATTCTGAACCGGAGGGTATAGTACAGTTTTACAAGAATGACGTGCTCATCGAGGACGCCGATCTGGTGAACGGCCGAACCACCATGGTCATCAGTAATGTCAGATTGGCGGACAGTGGATCGTATCATTGTAGCGTTACAAATTACATAACGACGGTGACATTCACGAGCAATCATAAAACCATTCTGACGGTACACGCGAACTTGACTTTTCAACCGCCGTATCTCACCAAGCAACCGCAAACGCAATACACGGTTCCGCGCGGCAAGAACGTCACGTTGGAATGTTTCGGCGCTGGTTATCCTGTGCCGCGTATCACTTGGAGTCGCCTAGGCGGCTCTCTACCGTCAAAATCGGTGAAATCGCCCAACGGTTTGACATTGGTTCACGTGCAGCCGTCCGATCGTGGGGAGTACGATTGTGTATGGGGCAACGAGATCCGACAGATTAAATCGGCAATCGTCTTAAAAGTGGTGGAACCACCAAGAGTCACAAGACCGCCGAGAGCGTGTAGGTTTCTTGAGGGTGGAAAAGTGCAGCTCTCGTGTGACGTAACAGGCGAGCCGACACCAGACGTCGAATGGCTTATCAACGGAGAGCCTTTGATGTCTAGCAAGATGGTGGAGATGAGAGACTCCACTCTCCTTATATCTGAGGTCGAAAAAAGGCATGCCGGGATTATTCAATGCGTCGCTAGCAACGCATACGGATCGCATTCGGCATACAACATATTGCAGGTTAAACCTAAGGAACACGTTGTCGGTAGCAAGATTGAATCGAAGCCGGACTACGGAACTATGTCGAGACACAACAAGCATACCAGAGGCGGCGGTAGACGCAGAAATaaagaaggaaagaagaagGGTGGCGCAG CAGCGGTTTTGGTACCTCCGGAGCAGCCCAACGTTACGCGATTGTCCGATATCTCCGTCATGGTGCGGTGGTCAGTGCCAGAGAACAAAGGTCTGAcgatacaatttttcaaagttcAATATCGAGAGATCACTCCGAAGATGAACGGTAAACAGACAAAGTGGATGACGGCCAACTCCGAAATACCGAGTCACGTGCGATCATTTGAAGTGACCGACTTGCAACCCGAACATACTTATCGATTCAGGATCGCCGCAGTGTACTCGAATAACGATAACAAACTGAGTCCGAATTCTGCACGTTTTCATCTGAATAGAGATACCGGTATCGAGAGCAATAAAATGCCGATACCGTTATTGACTAATACCGAGGCGTTGGGACCGTATCAGGTGTTATTGATCTGGCAGAATCCTGACAAGTTGGCAGAAATCGACGGGTTTTACATATATCATCGAGCCTCCACCTCAGCCGGTGATTATCTGAAAACTACCGTCGAGGGAAAGAATGCCTGCAATATGACCATTTCTCACTTATTACCCGACACTACGTACGAATTCAAAATCCAGAGTTTCTCCGTAGATGCGGCGTCggaattttctcaaatattacgACAGAAAACTAAAAAACTTATCGTCGAGCATCCGGTTACGCAAGTAGTGGCGGAAAATAAATTAAGACCTAACGAAAATAACAAGGATGTCAGTATACACGTCATAATTGGTGGAGTATTTGGAGCTTCGTTCATTCTGATTGCTCTCGCTTTTGCAGCGAGATTCCTGTACAAAAGAGTGAAATATAAGCAAAGTCAGGAATCGCAAAGTGAAG GTAAACCGATAACAAACGGACGAATAATGAACGGTGGAGTCACAGACTCCAAGATTAACATTACGTCCAATCCACTTGCCGGCCTCGACACGTCCGAAGATATAATGCAGCCTAAGGTCAGTATTT TTTTAGAATTGGTCGCGTGCTGCTCTTTAATTCTACTCGCTCTCTGCACTCTCTCTGGAGCcgcttttcttttgtttttccgAACGCGACACACGCACGTTACCACTTACACGCTCTAG
- the LOC105193088 gene encoding interference hedgehog isoform X7: protein MTSISSLCGIVIILLYSPIAYTCEENKIQDMNMSFTRHPQPFAAPLNDEVNFECILNIPADRFAWYHRPLGSSKWTPLPSPSNNDGKMSRHVVTFDNETKAGDYRCTAFFGISGIASDPARLTLATIQKFSDKSDVFIEVTEGNTVPITCPVPYSEPEGIVQFYKNDVLIEDADLVNGRTTMVISNVRLADSGSYHCSVTNYITTVTFTSNHKTILTVHANLTFQPPYLTKQPQTQYTVPRGKNVTLECFGAGYPVPRITWSRLGGSLPSKSVKSPNGLTLVHVQPSDRGEYDCVWGNEIRQIKSAIVLKVVEPPRVTRPPRACRFLEGGKVQLSCDVTGEPTPDVEWLINGEPLMSSKMVEMRDSTLLISEVEKRHAGIIQCVASNAYGSHSAYNILQVKPKEHVVGSKIESKPDYGTMSRHNKHTRGGGRRRNKEGKKKGGAAAVLVPPEQPNVTRLSDISVMVRWSVPENKGLTIQFFKVQYREITPKMNGKQTKWMTANSEIPSHVRSFEVTDLQPEHTYRFRIAAVYSNNDNKLSPNSARFHLNRDTGIESNKMPIPLLTNTEALGPYQVLLIWQNPDKLAEIDGFYIYHRASTSAGDYLKTTVEGKNACNMTISHLLPDTTYEFKIQSFSVDAASEFSQILRQKTKKLIVEHPVTQVVAENKLRPNENNKDVSIHVIIGGVFGASFILIALAFAARFLYKRVKYKQSQESQSEGKPITNGRIMNGGVTDSKINITSNPLAGLDTSEDIMQPKI, encoded by the exons ATGACATCTATCTCCTCTTTATGTGGCATCGTCATCATCCTGCTCTACAGTCCGATCGCGTATACATGCG AGGAGAATAAAATACAGGATATGAATATGTCCTTCACCCGACACCCGCAGCCTTTCGCCGCTCCTTTAAATGACGAAGTGAACTTTGAGTGCATACTCAACATCCCCGCGGACCGTTTCGCTTGGTATCATAGACCGCTGGGTTCATCTAAATGGACACCGCTACCCAGTCCTTCCAACAACGACGGCAAAATGTCGCGGCACGTTGTCACTTTCGACAACGAGACAAAAGCCGGAGATTACCGTTGCACTGCGTTCTTCG GTATCAGCGGTATAGCGTCGGATCCAGCGAGATTGACGCTCGCGACGATACAGAAGTTCTCCGATAAGAGCGATGTCTTCATTGAGGTGACGGAGGGTAACACCGTACCTATCACATGCCCTGTACCATATTCTGAACCGGAGGGTATAGTACAGTTTTACAAGAATGACGTGCTCATCGAGGACGCCGATCTGGTGAACGGCCGAACCACCATGGTCATCAGTAATGTCAGATTGGCGGACAGTGGATCGTATCATTGTAGCGTTACAAATTACATAACGACGGTGACATTCACGAGCAATCATAAAACCATTCTGACGGTACACGCGAACTTGACTTTTCAACCGCCGTATCTCACCAAGCAACCGCAAACGCAATACACGGTTCCGCGCGGCAAGAACGTCACGTTGGAATGTTTCGGCGCTGGTTATCCTGTGCCGCGTATCACTTGGAGTCGCCTAGGCGGCTCTCTACCGTCAAAATCGGTGAAATCGCCCAACGGTTTGACATTGGTTCACGTGCAGCCGTCCGATCGTGGGGAGTACGATTGTGTATGGGGCAACGAGATCCGACAGATTAAATCGGCAATCGTCTTAAAAGTGGTGGAACCACCAAGAGTCACAAGACCGCCGAGAGCGTGTAGGTTTCTTGAGGGTGGAAAAGTGCAGCTCTCGTGTGACGTAACAGGCGAGCCGACACCAGACGTCGAATGGCTTATCAACGGAGAGCCTTTGATGTCTAGCAAGATGGTGGAGATGAGAGACTCCACTCTCCTTATATCTGAGGTCGAAAAAAGGCATGCCGGGATTATTCAATGCGTCGCTAGCAACGCATACGGATCGCATTCGGCATACAACATATTGCAGGTTAAACCTAAGGAACACGTTGTCGGTAGCAAGATTGAATCGAAGCCGGACTACGGAACTATGTCGAGACACAACAAGCATACCAGAGGCGGCGGTAGACGCAGAAATaaagaaggaaagaagaagGGTGGCGCAG CAGCGGTTTTGGTACCTCCGGAGCAGCCCAACGTTACGCGATTGTCCGATATCTCCGTCATGGTGCGGTGGTCAGTGCCAGAGAACAAAGGTCTGAcgatacaatttttcaaagttcAATATCGAGAGATCACTCCGAAGATGAACGGTAAACAGACAAAGTGGATGACGGCCAACTCCGAAATACCGAGTCACGTGCGATCATTTGAAGTGACCGACTTGCAACCCGAACATACTTATCGATTCAGGATCGCCGCAGTGTACTCGAATAACGATAACAAACTGAGTCCGAATTCTGCACGTTTTCATCTGAATAGAGATACCGGTATCGAGAGCAATAAAATGCCGATACCGTTATTGACTAATACCGAGGCGTTGGGACCGTATCAGGTGTTATTGATCTGGCAGAATCCTGACAAGTTGGCAGAAATCGACGGGTTTTACATATATCATCGAGCCTCCACCTCAGCCGGTGATTATCTGAAAACTACCGTCGAGGGAAAGAATGCCTGCAATATGACCATTTCTCACTTATTACCCGACACTACGTACGAATTCAAAATCCAGAGTTTCTCCGTAGATGCGGCGTCggaattttctcaaatattacgACAGAAAACTAAAAAACTTATCGTCGAGCATCCGGTTACGCAAGTAGTGGCGGAAAATAAATTAAGACCTAACGAAAATAACAAGGATGTCAGTATACACGTCATAATTGGTGGAGTATTTGGAGCTTCGTTCATTCTGATTGCTCTCGCTTTTGCAGCGAGATTCCTGTACAAAAGAGTGAAATATAAGCAAAGTCAGGAATCGCAAAGTGAAG GTAAACCGATAACAAACGGACGAATAATGAACGGTGGAGTCACAGACTCCAAGATTAACATTACGTCCAATCCACTTGCCGGCCTCGACACGTCCGAAGATATAATGCAGCCTAAG ATCTGA
- the LOC105193088 gene encoding interference hedgehog isoform X6 yields MTSISSLCGIVIILLYSPIAYTCEENKIQDMNMSFTRHPQPFAAPLNDEVNFECILNIPADRFAWYHRPLGSSKWTPLPSPSNNDGKMSRHVVTFDNETKAGDYRCTAFFGISGIASDPARLTLATIQKFSDKSDVFIEVTEGNTVPITCPVPYSEPEGIVQFYKNDVLIEDADLVNGRTTMVISNVRLADSGSYHCSVTNYITTVTFTSNHKTILTVHANLTFQPPYLTKQPQTQYTVPRGKNVTLECFGAGYPVPRITWSRLGGSLPSKSVKSPNGLTLVHVQPSDRGEYDCVWGNEIRQIKSAIVLKVVEPPRVTRPPRACRFLEGGKVQLSCDVTGEPTPDVEWLINGEPLMSSKMVEMRDSTLLISEVEKRHAGIIQCVASNAYGSHSAYNILQVKPKEHVVGSKIESKPDYGTMSRHNKHTRGGGRRRNKEGKKKGGAAAVLVPPEQPNVTRLSDISVMVRWSVPENKGLTIQFFKVQYREITPKMNGKQTKWMTANSEIPSHVRSFEVTDLQPEHTYRFRIAAVYSNNDNKLSPNSARFHLNRDTGIESNKMPIPLLTNTEALGPYQVLLIWQNPDKLAEIDGFYIYHRASTSAGDYLKTTVEGKNACNMTISHLLPDTTYEFKIQSFSVDAASEFSQILRQKTKKLIVEHPVTQVVAENKLRPNENNKDVSIHVIIGGVFGASFILIALAFAARFLYKRVKYKQSQESQSEGKPITNGRIMNGGVTDSKINITSNPLAGLDTSEDIMQPKF; encoded by the exons ATGACATCTATCTCCTCTTTATGTGGCATCGTCATCATCCTGCTCTACAGTCCGATCGCGTATACATGCG AGGAGAATAAAATACAGGATATGAATATGTCCTTCACCCGACACCCGCAGCCTTTCGCCGCTCCTTTAAATGACGAAGTGAACTTTGAGTGCATACTCAACATCCCCGCGGACCGTTTCGCTTGGTATCATAGACCGCTGGGTTCATCTAAATGGACACCGCTACCCAGTCCTTCCAACAACGACGGCAAAATGTCGCGGCACGTTGTCACTTTCGACAACGAGACAAAAGCCGGAGATTACCGTTGCACTGCGTTCTTCG GTATCAGCGGTATAGCGTCGGATCCAGCGAGATTGACGCTCGCGACGATACAGAAGTTCTCCGATAAGAGCGATGTCTTCATTGAGGTGACGGAGGGTAACACCGTACCTATCACATGCCCTGTACCATATTCTGAACCGGAGGGTATAGTACAGTTTTACAAGAATGACGTGCTCATCGAGGACGCCGATCTGGTGAACGGCCGAACCACCATGGTCATCAGTAATGTCAGATTGGCGGACAGTGGATCGTATCATTGTAGCGTTACAAATTACATAACGACGGTGACATTCACGAGCAATCATAAAACCATTCTGACGGTACACGCGAACTTGACTTTTCAACCGCCGTATCTCACCAAGCAACCGCAAACGCAATACACGGTTCCGCGCGGCAAGAACGTCACGTTGGAATGTTTCGGCGCTGGTTATCCTGTGCCGCGTATCACTTGGAGTCGCCTAGGCGGCTCTCTACCGTCAAAATCGGTGAAATCGCCCAACGGTTTGACATTGGTTCACGTGCAGCCGTCCGATCGTGGGGAGTACGATTGTGTATGGGGCAACGAGATCCGACAGATTAAATCGGCAATCGTCTTAAAAGTGGTGGAACCACCAAGAGTCACAAGACCGCCGAGAGCGTGTAGGTTTCTTGAGGGTGGAAAAGTGCAGCTCTCGTGTGACGTAACAGGCGAGCCGACACCAGACGTCGAATGGCTTATCAACGGAGAGCCTTTGATGTCTAGCAAGATGGTGGAGATGAGAGACTCCACTCTCCTTATATCTGAGGTCGAAAAAAGGCATGCCGGGATTATTCAATGCGTCGCTAGCAACGCATACGGATCGCATTCGGCATACAACATATTGCAGGTTAAACCTAAGGAACACGTTGTCGGTAGCAAGATTGAATCGAAGCCGGACTACGGAACTATGTCGAGACACAACAAGCATACCAGAGGCGGCGGTAGACGCAGAAATaaagaaggaaagaagaagGGTGGCGCAG CAGCGGTTTTGGTACCTCCGGAGCAGCCCAACGTTACGCGATTGTCCGATATCTCCGTCATGGTGCGGTGGTCAGTGCCAGAGAACAAAGGTCTGAcgatacaatttttcaaagttcAATATCGAGAGATCACTCCGAAGATGAACGGTAAACAGACAAAGTGGATGACGGCCAACTCCGAAATACCGAGTCACGTGCGATCATTTGAAGTGACCGACTTGCAACCCGAACATACTTATCGATTCAGGATCGCCGCAGTGTACTCGAATAACGATAACAAACTGAGTCCGAATTCTGCACGTTTTCATCTGAATAGAGATACCGGTATCGAGAGCAATAAAATGCCGATACCGTTATTGACTAATACCGAGGCGTTGGGACCGTATCAGGTGTTATTGATCTGGCAGAATCCTGACAAGTTGGCAGAAATCGACGGGTTTTACATATATCATCGAGCCTCCACCTCAGCCGGTGATTATCTGAAAACTACCGTCGAGGGAAAGAATGCCTGCAATATGACCATTTCTCACTTATTACCCGACACTACGTACGAATTCAAAATCCAGAGTTTCTCCGTAGATGCGGCGTCggaattttctcaaatattacgACAGAAAACTAAAAAACTTATCGTCGAGCATCCGGTTACGCAAGTAGTGGCGGAAAATAAATTAAGACCTAACGAAAATAACAAGGATGTCAGTATACACGTCATAATTGGTGGAGTATTTGGAGCTTCGTTCATTCTGATTGCTCTCGCTTTTGCAGCGAGATTCCTGTACAAAAGAGTGAAATATAAGCAAAGTCAGGAATCGCAAAGTGAAG GTAAACCGATAACAAACGGACGAATAATGAACGGTGGAGTCACAGACTCCAAGATTAACATTACGTCCAATCCACTTGCCGGCCTCGACACGTCCGAAGATATAATGCAGCCTAAG TTTTAG